One window of the Fibrobacter sp. UWR4 genome contains the following:
- the rfbD gene encoding dTDP-4-dehydrorhamnose reductase — protein MKFFVTGVNGQLGHDVMNELLKRGHQGVGSDIAPAYAGVADGSAVTTAEYRQLDITDSVAVDKVLKEVNADAVIHCAAWTAVDMAEDDELVAKVRAINAGGTQNIADACHHLNCKMTYISTDYVFNGQGTEPWKPDCKDYKPLNVYGQTKLEGELAVANTLEKYFIVRIAWVFGLNGKNFIKTMINVGKTHDTVRVVNDQIGTPTYTYDLARLLVDMNETEKYGYYHATNEGGFISWYDFTCEIYKQAGMNTKVVPVTTAEYGLSKAARPFNSRLDKSKLVEAGFKPLPTWQDALSRYLKELS, from the coding sequence ATGAAATTCTTTGTAACGGGTGTAAATGGCCAGCTGGGCCATGACGTCATGAATGAACTGCTGAAGCGCGGCCACCAGGGGGTGGGTTCCGACATCGCTCCTGCATACGCAGGTGTTGCCGACGGTTCTGCCGTTACAACTGCGGAATATCGCCAGCTGGATATTACGGACTCCGTTGCTGTAGACAAGGTCCTTAAGGAAGTGAATGCGGATGCTGTCATTCATTGTGCTGCATGGACCGCAGTGGACATGGCCGAAGATGATGAACTGGTTGCGAAGGTCCGCGCCATTAACGCCGGCGGCACCCAGAACATTGCAGACGCTTGCCACCATCTGAACTGCAAGATGACCTACATCAGCACCGACTACGTATTTAATGGTCAGGGTACAGAACCCTGGAAGCCGGACTGCAAGGACTATAAGCCTCTGAACGTTTATGGCCAGACCAAGCTGGAAGGGGAGTTGGCTGTTGCTAACACTCTGGAAAAGTATTTCATTGTCCGTATCGCATGGGTGTTCGGCCTTAACGGCAAGAACTTCATTAAGACCATGATCAACGTCGGTAAGACCCACGACACCGTTCGCGTGGTAAACGACCAGATTGGTACCCCCACCTACACCTACGACTTGGCTCGCCTGTTGGTGGACATGAACGAAACCGAAAAGTATGGCTACTACCACGCCACCAACGAAGGCGGATTCATTAGCTGGTACGACTTTACCTGTGAAATTTACAAGCAGGCTGGCATGAACACCAAGGTGGTGCCCGTGACCACCGCAGAATATGGCTTGAGCAAGGCCGCCCGCCCCTTCAACAGCCGTCTGGACAAGAGCAAACTTGTTGAAGCAGGCTTTAAGCCCCTGCCCACCTGGCAGGACGCCCTCAGCCGTTACCTAAAGGAATTGTCGTAG
- a CDS encoding NAD-dependent epimerase/dehydratase family protein, whose protein sequence is MKILVTGAAGFIGSKLMYMLAERGDTVVGVDNINDYYDVRLKYGRLRECGIEYHNAEIPFGTEIQSSKFENCRFIRLSIDDKASLDELFQKENFDKVVNLAAQAGVRYSITNPYAYMQSNLVGFLNILEACRHFKTKHLIFASSSSVYGLNTKVPYNETDKVDSPVSLYAASKKSNELMAHSYSKLYNLPVTGLRFFTVYGPWGRPDMSPMLFAKAISKGEPIKVFNNGDMIRDFTYIDDIVEGTIHVVDRTPDAAACENNVAYKIYNIGCSHPVKLMDFISEIENAYGEPAKKEFLPMQPGDVYQTNADTTRLETECGYKPHWSLHDGISQFMQWYKSDKNPLK, encoded by the coding sequence ATGAAGATCTTGGTAACAGGTGCAGCCGGTTTTATCGGCTCGAAATTGATGTACATGCTGGCTGAACGTGGCGACACGGTAGTGGGTGTGGACAACATCAATGACTATTACGACGTGCGCCTTAAGTACGGTCGTCTGCGAGAATGTGGCATTGAATACCATAACGCAGAAATTCCCTTCGGTACGGAAATCCAGAGCAGCAAGTTCGAAAACTGCCGCTTTATCCGCCTGTCCATTGACGATAAGGCCTCCCTGGATGAACTGTTCCAGAAGGAAAACTTCGACAAGGTGGTAAACCTGGCAGCCCAGGCCGGCGTCCGCTATTCCATTACCAACCCCTACGCCTACATGCAGAGCAACCTGGTGGGGTTCCTGAATATCCTGGAAGCCTGCCGCCATTTTAAAACCAAGCACTTGATCTTTGCTTCGTCTAGTTCCGTTTACGGCCTGAATACCAAGGTCCCCTATAACGAAACGGATAAGGTGGATTCCCCGGTAAGCCTTTACGCCGCCAGCAAAAAGAGCAATGAGCTCATGGCGCACTCCTACAGCAAGCTGTACAACCTGCCGGTAACAGGGCTACGCTTCTTTACGGTGTATGGACCCTGGGGGCGCCCCGATATGTCTCCCATGCTCTTTGCCAAGGCCATTAGTAAGGGTGAACCCATTAAGGTCTTTAATAACGGCGACATGATCCGCGACTTTACCTACATCGATGACATTGTGGAAGGCACCATCCATGTGGTGGACCGCACCCCCGATGCAGCCGCCTGCGAAAACAATGTGGCCTACAAGATTTATAACATCGGCTGCAGTCACCCCGTAAAATTGATGGATTTCATTAGCGAAATCGAAAATGCCTATGGGGAACCTGCTAAAAAGGAATTTTTGCCCATGCAGCCCGGTGACGTGTACCAGACCAATGCGGACACGACCCGATTGGAGACAGAATGCGGTTATAAGCCCCATTGGAGCCTCCATGATGGCATTTCTCAGTTCATGCAGTGGTATAAAAGCGATAAGAACCCGCTTAAATAG
- a CDS encoding OmpA family protein, producing MKNTLKTVVAGSLMAAGLACAQTGLGGGSEGLHQMNANTLGQWGVTFGAGGNISFDSWALASGGYIYDKTAKEAIYLNESAISIDANVNAAIGLTNWWDVGVALPIYFDMGTDNKNRIGDNGMTDVAIGDLEAWMKFNLVGRNEGFFRLALMANFYAPTGSEEAGFRPRHSWYLSNTTTPYTLGDYAAGGSLIFSFNGRKVHWNTQIGYVQPFNTDDYSGSVIYSTAFNYLPAKFIDLFLEFSGEAHINDMRAPIDPTVDPMIITPGLRLHLSDNIDLALGVDVGARIFKNLEMDAVKDREEKDGFEINVKDNKGTLTYGYSSSPLLAATAAVTWNFGGYNNKAEEEKARVKEMIEKRAQEKLDSAMALVKPEVRVDTVAKVDTMAVVDTIAKVDTVKTIDTVKTVDTITVKDLVADSLNKAKMDSVKAVNDSLANLSADADGDGVPNMVDRCPDTPAGIKVGADGCEVDTDNDGVVDSKDQCPASTPGAPVDANGCEIDEDGDGVVDVKDKCPATLSEVEVDAEGCPTNKDEDLTKLQAQIKFTKGKAKLSKATMKVLDKVVALKMSRKDLRIEVQAHTDEMGVDAEDNQELSEKRAKAIMDYMVKKGVPSKHVRAVGLGDTQLVVPVKAPKKGKKFKANPKNTRVVLAPHVKKPKAQQPAAEAAPAAQPAAPAAEAAPAAQPAAPAPAAAK from the coding sequence ATGAAGAATACTCTTAAAACCGTAGTTGCCGGCTCCCTGATGGCGGCCGGCCTTGCATGTGCCCAGACGGGCCTCGGTGGCGGTTCTGAAGGTTTGCACCAGATGAATGCAAACACTTTGGGCCAGTGGGGCGTGACCTTTGGTGCAGGTGGCAACATTTCTTTCGATAGCTGGGCTTTGGCCAGCGGCGGCTATATTTACGACAAGACCGCCAAGGAAGCCATTTACCTGAACGAATCCGCAATCTCCATCGATGCAAACGTCAATGCCGCCATCGGTCTTACCAACTGGTGGGACGTTGGTGTTGCTTTGCCCATTTACTTTGATATGGGTACCGACAACAAGAACCGCATTGGCGATAACGGCATGACCGACGTTGCCATTGGCGACCTGGAAGCCTGGATGAAGTTTAACCTGGTGGGCCGTAACGAAGGTTTCTTTAGACTGGCCTTGATGGCCAACTTCTACGCACCTACCGGTTCCGAAGAAGCTGGCTTCCGCCCCCGTCATTCCTGGTACTTGAGCAATACGACCACTCCTTACACCTTGGGCGATTACGCTGCCGGTGGTAGCCTGATTTTCTCCTTCAATGGTCGTAAGGTTCATTGGAATACTCAAATTGGTTATGTGCAGCCCTTCAATACAGACGACTATTCCGGCTCTGTAATTTATAGCACTGCATTCAATTACCTGCCTGCTAAGTTCATTGACCTGTTCCTGGAATTCTCCGGCGAAGCTCATATTAACGACATGCGCGCTCCCATTGACCCCACGGTTGATCCTATGATCATTACCCCGGGTCTTCGCCTCCACCTGTCCGACAATATTGACCTGGCTCTGGGTGTAGATGTGGGTGCCCGTATCTTCAAGAACCTGGAAATGGATGCTGTCAAGGATCGTGAAGAAAAGGATGGCTTTGAAATCAATGTCAAGGATAACAAGGGTACTCTTACCTATGGTTACTCCTCTTCTCCGCTGCTGGCTGCTACTGCTGCTGTTACCTGGAACTTTGGTGGCTACAACAACAAGGCCGAAGAAGAAAAGGCTCGCGTCAAGGAAATGATCGAAAAGCGTGCCCAGGAAAAGCTGGACTCCGCCATGGCATTGGTCAAGCCTGAAGTTCGCGTCGATACCGTTGCCAAGGTGGATACCATGGCTGTGGTGGATACCATTGCCAAGGTGGATACGGTCAAGACTATCGATACCGTGAAGACTGTAGATACCATTACCGTGAAGGACCTGGTGGCAGACTCCCTGAACAAGGCCAAGATGGACTCTGTCAAGGCTGTGAACGATTCCCTGGCTAACCTCTCTGCTGATGCCGATGGCGATGGCGTGCCCAATATGGTGGACCGTTGCCCGGATACTCCGGCTGGCATTAAGGTGGGCGCCGATGGTTGCGAAGTGGATACCGATAACGATGGTGTCGTGGATTCCAAGGACCAGTGCCCTGCTTCTACTCCTGGCGCTCCGGTGGATGCCAACGGCTGCGAAATCGACGAAGACGGTGACGGCGTTGTGGATGTAAAGGACAAGTGCCCCGCAACCCTCAGCGAAGTGGAAGTGGATGCCGAAGGCTGCCCCACCAACAAGGACGAAGACCTGACCAAGCTCCAGGCCCAGATCAAGTTCACCAAGGGCAAGGCTAAGCTGTCCAAGGCTACCATGAAGGTGCTGGACAAGGTGGTCGCCCTCAAGATGAGCCGTAAGGACCTGCGTATCGAAGTCCAGGCCCATACCGACGAAATGGGTGTGGATGCCGAAGACAATCAGGAACTGTCCGAAAAGCGTGCCAAGGCCATCATGGATTACATGGTCAAGAAGGGTGTTCCCTCCAAGCATGTCCGTGCCGTTGGCCTGGGCGATACCCAGCTGGTGGTACCTGTGAAGGCTCCCAAGAAGGGCAAGAAGTTCAAGGCTAACCCCAAGAACACCCGCGTAGTCCTTGCTCCCCATGTAAAGAAGCCTAAGGCTCAGCAGCCTGCAGCAGAAGCAGCCCCGGCTGCACAGCCCGCAGCCCCTGCCGCTGAAGCAGCACCTGCCGCTCAGCCTGCTGCACCGGCACCTGCCGCTGCCAAGTAA
- the rfbA gene encoding glucose-1-phosphate thymidylyltransferase RfbA has product MKGIVLAGGSGTRLYPLTMVTSKQLLPVYDKPMIYYPLSTLMLAGIRDILIISTPTDLPNFERLLGDGSSMGLNLSYKVQPSPDGLAQAFILGEEFIGDDCCAMVLGDNIFYGNGFSPLLKAAVKNAEENGRASVFGYYVDDPERFGVVEFDSAGKVISVEEKPKEPKSNYAITGLYFYDNRVAKFAKEQKPSARGELEITDLNKTYLDMGELDVKLLGRGFAWLDTGTMDSLIEAGDFVRMVESRQGIQISAVEEIAYINGWITKEKLLESAAKYGKSPYGQHLRKVAEGKIRY; this is encoded by the coding sequence ATGAAAGGTATCGTACTTGCCGGTGGTTCTGGCACACGCCTTTACCCCCTGACCATGGTCACCAGTAAGCAGCTGTTGCCTGTTTACGACAAGCCCATGATCTATTACCCTCTGTCCACCTTGATGTTGGCTGGTATTCGTGATATCCTCATTATCTCCACTCCTACGGATTTGCCTAACTTTGAACGGCTTTTGGGGGATGGCTCCTCCATGGGCTTGAACCTCTCTTACAAGGTGCAGCCTAGCCCCGATGGCTTGGCCCAGGCCTTTATTTTAGGGGAAGAATTCATTGGCGATGATTGCTGCGCCATGGTGCTTGGCGATAATATTTTCTATGGAAACGGCTTTAGCCCCCTCCTTAAGGCTGCCGTAAAAAATGCCGAGGAAAATGGCCGAGCCAGTGTGTTCGGTTACTATGTAGATGACCCAGAACGCTTTGGCGTGGTGGAATTTGACTCCGCAGGCAAGGTGATTTCTGTAGAAGAAAAACCAAAGGAACCTAAGAGCAACTACGCTATTACAGGCTTGTATTTTTACGATAATCGCGTGGCTAAGTTCGCCAAGGAGCAAAAGCCTAGCGCCCGTGGGGAACTGGAAATTACGGACCTGAACAAGACCTACCTGGATATGGGCGAACTGGATGTAAAGTTACTGGGTCGTGGTTTTGCCTGGCTAGATACTGGTACCATGGATAGCTTGATTGAAGCAGGTGATTTCGTTCGCATGGTAGAGAGTCGCCAGGGAATCCAGATTTCTGCAGTAGAAGAAATCGCTTACATTAACGGATGGATTACTAAGGAAAAACTTTTGGAATCTGCAGCCAAGTACGGCAAGAGCCCCTATGGCCAGCATTTAAGAAAAGTCGCAGAAGGAAAGATTAGGTATTAG
- the rfbC gene encoding dTDP-4-dehydrorhamnose 3,5-epimerase — translation MGKFNFIKTSIEGVTIVEPTVYGDHRGYFMETYNKAEFDAAGLDMVFVQDNESRSKKGVLRGLHFQKKNPQGKLVRVLEGEVYDVAVDLRKGSPTFGKYEGVVLSAENKRQFYIPEGFAHGFVVLSETATFVYKCTRLYDPKDEGGLFWNDPAIGIEWPVEKLGNGFEPLLSEKDTKNPLLKDLGFAFEI, via the coding sequence ATGGGAAAGTTTAATTTTATCAAGACATCTATCGAAGGTGTAACCATCGTAGAACCCACTGTTTACGGGGATCATCGTGGTTACTTTATGGAAACTTACAACAAGGCCGAGTTCGATGCTGCTGGCCTGGATATGGTTTTTGTTCAGGATAACGAATCCCGCTCCAAGAAGGGCGTACTCCGCGGTCTCCACTTCCAGAAGAAGAACCCCCAGGGTAAGCTGGTGCGAGTGCTGGAAGGTGAAGTCTATGACGTAGCAGTGGACCTGCGTAAGGGGAGCCCTACTTTCGGTAAGTACGAAGGGGTTGTCCTTTCTGCGGAAAACAAGCGCCAGTTTTACATTCCCGAAGGCTTTGCTCATGGCTTTGTGGTCCTGAGCGAAACTGCGACTTTCGTTTATAAATGCACTCGTCTTTACGACCCCAAGGACGAAGGCGGCCTCTTCTGGAACGACCCTGCCATTGGCATTGAATGGCCTGTAGAAAAATTGGGCAACGGCTTCGAACCCCTCCTCAGCGAAAAGGACACCAAGAACCCCCTGCTCAAGGACCTTGGCTTCGCGTTTGAAATTTAG
- a CDS encoding four helix bundle protein — protein sequence MPVKNFKELIVWQKAIQLVVSVYDLVKEFPKSEMFALSDQMRRAVVSIPSNIAEGYERNSVKEYIHFLTIARGSKAEIETQLHICEVLEFGNKEKVKEIQSLCLEIGKMLNRMITSLTPRP from the coding sequence ATGCCAGTAAAGAACTTCAAGGAATTGATTGTTTGGCAGAAGGCCATTCAGTTGGTTGTTAGTGTTTATGACCTTGTAAAAGAGTTCCCTAAGAGCGAAATGTTTGCTCTGTCTGATCAGATGAGGCGTGCTGTAGTTTCTATACCCTCAAACATTGCAGAAGGTTATGAACGAAATTCGGTGAAAGAATACATTCATTTTTTAACCATCGCTCGTGGATCAAAAGCCGAAATTGAAACACAGTTGCATATCTGCGAAGTATTAGAATTTGGAAATAAAGAAAAAGTAAAGGAGATTCAGTCTTTGTGTCTAGAAATTGGAAAAATGCTAAATAGAATGATTACTTCCCTAACCCCTAGACCCTAG
- a CDS encoding dTDP-glucose 4,6-dehydratase — MKNIVITGGAGFIGSHVVRLFVNKYPQYNIINLDKLTYAGNLANLKDIEGKPNYKFVKMDICDFDAFYKLMQDEKVDGIIHLAAESHVDRSIKDPFTFARTNVMGTLALLQAAKLYWESLPEKYEGKRFYHISTDEVYGALKMNHPEGIEPPFTTTASSSEYHLAYGDDFFYETTKYTPHSPYSASKAGSDHFVRAFHDTYGMPTIVTNCSNNYGPYQFPEKLIPLFINNIRHKKPLPVYGKGENVRDWLFVEDHARAIDVIFHNGKIAETYNIGGFNEWKNIDIIKVVIKTVDKLLGRAVGEDMDLITYVTDRLGHDARYAIDSTKLQKELGWEPSLQFEEGIEKTVKWYLDNQEWLDNITSGDYEKYYENMYKGKV; from the coding sequence ATGAAAAACATCGTAATCACCGGTGGTGCGGGTTTTATTGGTAGCCATGTGGTGCGCCTGTTCGTGAACAAGTACCCGCAGTACAACATCATCAACCTGGACAAGCTGACTTACGCAGGTAACCTGGCTAATCTCAAGGATATTGAAGGCAAGCCTAACTACAAGTTCGTGAAGATGGACATTTGCGACTTCGACGCCTTCTACAAGCTCATGCAAGATGAAAAGGTGGATGGCATTATTCACCTGGCCGCAGAAAGCCATGTGGACCGTTCCATCAAGGACCCCTTCACTTTCGCCCGTACCAACGTCATGGGCACCCTGGCTCTGCTCCAGGCTGCTAAGCTCTATTGGGAATCCCTGCCGGAAAAGTACGAAGGCAAGCGCTTCTACCATATTTCTACCGACGAAGTCTATGGCGCTCTTAAGATGAACCATCCGGAAGGTATTGAGCCGCCCTTCACTACCACCGCCTCCAGTTCTGAATATCATCTGGCCTACGGTGACGACTTCTTCTACGAAACTACAAAGTATACCCCCCATTCTCCGTATAGTGCATCCAAGGCTGGCTCCGACCACTTTGTCCGCGCCTTCCACGACACCTACGGCATGCCCACCATCGTGACCAACTGCTCCAACAACTACGGCCCCTACCAGTTCCCGGAAAAGTTGATCCCGCTGTTCATCAATAACATCCGTCACAAGAAGCCTCTGCCAGTTTACGGCAAGGGCGAAAACGTTCGCGACTGGCTCTTTGTAGAAGACCACGCCCGCGCTATTGACGTCATCTTCCATAACGGAAAGATAGCCGAAACCTACAACATCGGTGGCTTCAATGAATGGAAGAACATAGATATTATCAAGGTGGTGATCAAGACTGTGGACAAGCTCCTGGGCCGCGCGGTCGGCGAGGACATGGACCTGATCACCTACGTGACCGACCGCCTGGGCCACGACGCCCGTTACGCCATCGATTCCACCAAACTTCAGAAGGAACTTGGCTGGGAACCCAGCCTCCAGTTCGAAGAAGGAATCGAGAAAACCGTAAAGTGGTACCTGGACAACCAGGAATGGCTGGACAACATCACCAGCGGCGATTACGAAAAGTACTACGAAAACATGTACAAGGGTAAGGTGTAA
- a CDS encoding PD-(D/E)XK nuclease family transposase: MELQSIFTDWQAFFSNYKILSQDLPENEVPELFRKNVFMDARFDISFKWLFADVAILQDFLNTILRLEGDAKIKALRLRQTDLSLIQASDDLVRIDIHAQNGRDEWFDIEMQRFSHTGIKDRAVLYGAVVAAEAHREALLAYRKDFAKISTAARYHVPKVISLWLMNEAVDASYGYREEWAMYCKSKVGTPGVLPESDVLSYIWIDLPKYKKEHGLSAEEREWLDLLCNSKDKDDVPETQNEAILAAYDRLRVRRTPKEILAKMEDRMVTQFDIDCCIDDALRKGREEGREEGREEGREEGREEGREEERRRSEAEIAKLQAEIASLKKALAKKK; encoded by the coding sequence ATGGAACTGCAATCAATTTTCACCGACTGGCAGGCGTTTTTCTCCAACTACAAAATTCTTTCACAGGACCTCCCCGAAAATGAGGTTCCGGAGCTTTTCCGCAAGAATGTCTTCATGGACGCAAGGTTTGACATCTCGTTCAAGTGGCTATTTGCCGATGTGGCGATCTTGCAGGATTTCTTGAACACAATCTTGAGGCTTGAAGGCGATGCGAAAATCAAGGCGCTGCGGCTTCGCCAAACGGATCTGAGCCTCATCCAGGCTTCAGATGACCTTGTGCGCATCGACATTCATGCGCAAAATGGTCGCGACGAGTGGTTTGACATTGAGATGCAGCGCTTTAGCCACACAGGCATCAAGGACCGTGCAGTGCTTTACGGGGCTGTGGTTGCCGCCGAGGCGCACCGTGAGGCGTTGCTTGCCTACCGCAAGGACTTCGCGAAGATCAGCACCGCAGCGCGCTACCATGTGCCTAAAGTGATCAGCCTCTGGCTCATGAACGAGGCGGTTGACGCAAGCTACGGCTACCGCGAGGAATGGGCCATGTATTGCAAAAGTAAAGTCGGTACCCCTGGGGTATTGCCTGAGAGCGATGTTTTAAGTTATATTTGGATTGACTTGCCGAAGTACAAGAAGGAACACGGCCTTTCCGCTGAGGAACGCGAGTGGCTCGATCTTCTTTGCAACAGCAAGGACAAGGACGACGTCCCGGAAACACAGAACGAGGCAATCCTTGCCGCATACGACAGGCTTCGTGTGCGCCGCACCCCGAAAGAAATTCTTGCCAAGATGGAGGATCGCATGGTAACACAATTCGACATTGACTGCTGCATTGACGACGCCCTCCGCAAGGGCCGCGAGGAAGGTCGCGAGGAAGGACGCGAAGAAGGTCGCGAGGAAGGTCGTGAGGAAGGACGCGAAGAAGAACGCCGAAGGTCCGAAGCGGAAATCGCCAAGCTGCAGGCGGAAATCGCTTCGTTGAAAAAGGCTCTCGCAAAAAAGAAGTAG
- a CDS encoding nucleotidyltransferase family protein, with protein sequence MSPELPEALRPPKEIKSVWTCQGFYIQQDNIRMNAMCAKITKMFMDRGLHPIILKGQANASLYPDPFSRQCGDIDVLVEGGRKNVIRHLTEMGLMEGADANSLHHVHLDSKLFDGISIEVHFKPVECAPFGAGRRLLKYLEETADFTKCRYNPLGFYDPPLEFALAMQLAHIRTHFIGGGVGLRQFVDYYQVLKSCSTEMIQLFCHKTKKFGLEPMIKSMMWVQKTALFVGRRIFDL encoded by the coding sequence ATGTCCCCCGAACTCCCGGAAGCGCTTCGCCCCCCTAAGGAAATCAAGAGCGTCTGGACCTGCCAGGGATTCTATATCCAGCAGGACAACATCCGCATGAACGCCATGTGCGCAAAAATCACCAAGATGTTCATGGATCGGGGGCTGCACCCTATCATACTGAAAGGCCAGGCCAACGCAAGCCTGTACCCGGACCCCTTCTCTCGACAGTGCGGCGACATCGACGTGCTTGTGGAAGGAGGCCGGAAAAACGTCATTAGGCACCTGACCGAAATGGGACTTATGGAAGGGGCGGATGCGAACAGCCTTCACCATGTCCACCTGGATTCAAAACTTTTTGACGGTATCTCCATCGAGGTTCACTTTAAACCCGTCGAGTGCGCCCCTTTTGGCGCTGGCCGCCGACTGCTAAAATACCTGGAAGAGACCGCTGATTTTACAAAATGCAGGTACAACCCGCTAGGATTTTATGACCCCCCTCTGGAATTTGCGTTGGCGATGCAGCTGGCCCATATCCGCACGCATTTTATTGGCGGTGGGGTAGGATTACGCCAGTTTGTGGATTATTACCAGGTCCTAAAGTCCTGTTCGACAGAAATGATTCAACTCTTTTGCCATAAAACGAAGAAATTTGGCCTTGAACCCATGATTAAATCCATGATGTGGGTGCAAAAAACAGCTCTTTTCGTTGGAAGAAGAATCTTTGACCTGTAA